The following are from one region of the Halogeometricum sp. S3BR5-2 genome:
- a CDS encoding ABC transporter ATP-binding protein has translation MTDGPLLSVRNLEKHYPITEGILSRQVGAARAVDGISFDIARGETLGLVGESGCGKSTAASSIVRLEEPTGGQVLFDDGREEGPRDVTRFDEAELKAFRRDAQMIFQDPSSSLDPRMTVGSSVAESLAVHGMADRERRRTIVENLLEDVGLSASDYDRYPHEFSGGQKQRIGLARALVLNPELIIADEPVSALDVSVRAEILSLVDRLQERYGLSMLFISHDMSVVRDVCDRVAVMYLGKIVEIGETEEVFSDPQHPYTEALLSAIPTPDPRQRRKGIDLTGKVPSPVDPPSGCRFHTRCHRVIQSDEYDLEQANWRSLLNLRDEVVAGAVDVEAVRESVGGEGTDAAGGVETASDDAVEREIRDDFGLPERLSDEAAERRLGDAFDRLLDGNETAAAEALASAFVTPCEESTPEFTDHGGGHRSACFLTARDDRALERPANAER, from the coding sequence ATGACTGACGGACCGCTCCTCTCGGTCCGGAACTTGGAGAAGCACTACCCCATCACCGAGGGTATCCTCTCGCGGCAGGTCGGCGCGGCGCGGGCCGTCGACGGCATCAGCTTCGACATCGCGCGCGGGGAGACGCTCGGCCTCGTCGGCGAGTCCGGGTGCGGGAAGTCGACGGCGGCGTCGTCCATCGTCCGGTTGGAGGAGCCGACGGGGGGACAGGTGCTGTTCGACGACGGCCGCGAGGAGGGCCCGCGGGACGTCACGCGGTTCGACGAGGCGGAACTGAAGGCGTTCCGCCGGGACGCCCAGATGATATTCCAGGACCCCTCCTCCAGCCTCGACCCGCGGATGACGGTCGGAAGCTCCGTCGCCGAGTCGCTCGCGGTCCACGGGATGGCGGACAGAGAGCGACGCCGGACGATAGTCGAGAACCTCCTCGAAGACGTCGGCCTCTCGGCGTCCGACTACGACCGCTACCCCCACGAGTTCTCCGGCGGGCAGAAACAGCGCATCGGCCTCGCCCGAGCGCTCGTGCTCAACCCGGAACTCATCATCGCCGACGAACCCGTGAGCGCCCTCGACGTCTCCGTTCGCGCGGAGATACTCTCGCTCGTCGACCGGCTACAGGAGCGCTACGGGCTATCGATGCTGTTCATCAGCCACGACATGTCCGTCGTCAGAGACGTCTGCGACCGCGTCGCCGTCATGTACCTCGGGAAAATCGTCGAAATCGGGGAAACCGAGGAGGTGTTCTCGGACCCCCAGCACCCCTACACCGAGGCGCTGCTCTCGGCGATTCCGACGCCCGACCCGAGACAGCGACGGAAGGGTATCGACCTGACGGGGAAGGTGCCGAGTCCCGTCGACCCGCCGTCCGGGTGTCGGTTCCACACGCGCTGTCACCGCGTGATACAGTCCGACGAGTACGACCTCGAACAGGCCAACTGGCGCTCGCTCCTGAACCTCCGCGACGAGGTGGTCGCCGGCGCCGTCGACGTGGAGGCGGTCCGCGAGTCCGTCGGCGGCGAGGGGACCGACGCGGCGGGCGGCGTCGAGACGGCGTCGGATGACGCCGTCGAACGGGAGATTCGGGACGACTTCGGCCTCCCCGAGCGACTGTCCGACGAGGCGGCCGAGCGACGCCTCGGGGACGCGTTCGACCGACTGCTGGACGGGAACGAGACGGCGGCCGCGGAGGCCCTCGCCTCGGCGTTCGTCACCCCCTGCGAGGAGTCGACCCCCGAGTTCACCGACCACGGCGGCGGTCACCGCTCGGCCTGCTTTCTCACCGCCCGCGACGACCGCGCGCTGGAGCGACCCGCGAACGCAGAGCGGTAG
- a CDS encoding HNH endonuclease: MRLADLELEPGAAYDASDLREAFDRGMTGRGIEICYDADEQRYLRLFSADTGPYADEVTGGQFTYVGEGQTGDQTLTAGNRYLANAADAPLPIFFFHRRSDGAAWEYQGQVDVVDCEAVEEDGRRVYRFTLQRRGEGRERIDRAEAAADLDAPERVETSRTRVVRNTPLATALKRRYDFACQVCGARRRREAEEGYSEAHHVRPLGRPHDGPDAEANLLVLCPNHHADFDYGLVTVDPDSHRIAHAYDAVVDGGTLFVRGDHALDARFLEYHNREIAEF, encoded by the coding sequence GTGCGACTCGCGGACCTCGAACTCGAACCCGGCGCCGCCTACGACGCCTCGGACCTGCGCGAGGCGTTCGACCGCGGGATGACCGGCCGGGGCATCGAAATCTGTTACGACGCGGACGAGCAGCGCTACCTCCGACTGTTCTCCGCCGACACCGGCCCCTACGCCGACGAGGTGACCGGCGGCCAGTTCACCTACGTGGGCGAGGGGCAGACGGGCGACCAGACGCTCACGGCCGGCAACCGCTATCTGGCGAACGCCGCGGACGCGCCGCTCCCGATATTCTTCTTCCATCGGCGAAGCGACGGCGCCGCGTGGGAGTACCAGGGACAGGTGGACGTCGTGGATTGCGAGGCCGTCGAGGAGGACGGGCGCCGAGTCTATCGGTTCACCCTCCAGCGACGCGGCGAGGGGAGGGAGCGAATCGACCGCGCGGAGGCCGCCGCGGACCTCGACGCGCCGGAGCGAGTCGAGACGAGTCGGACCCGAGTCGTCCGAAACACGCCGCTGGCGACGGCGTTGAAGCGGCGGTACGACTTCGCGTGTCAGGTCTGCGGCGCGCGCCGGCGACGAGAAGCCGAGGAGGGGTACTCCGAGGCCCACCACGTCAGACCGCTCGGACGCCCGCACGACGGCCCCGACGCGGAGGCGAACCTCCTCGTCCTCTGTCCGAACCACCACGCCGACTTCGACTACGGCCTCGTCACCGTCGACCCGGATTCGCACCGCATCGCGCACGCCTACGACGCCGTCGTCGACGGCGGGACGCTGTTCGTCCGCGGGGACCACGCGCTCGACGCGCGGTTTCTGGAGTATCACAACCGCGAAATCGCGGAGTTTTAG
- a CDS encoding NDP-sugar synthase has product MKAVVLAGGYATRMWPITKHRPKMFLPVGEETVIDVIFEDLEEDDRVSEVFVSTNERFEEVFEEYLADSPFEKPTLSVEETVEEDEKFGVVGALEQLIDRENVEEDLVVIAGDNLLSFDVSEFVDFFEEKNTPSIAAYDVGSKERAKSYGLVELEGDKVVNFQEKPDEPNSTLVSIACYAFPAETLPKFDEYLTGGNNPDEPGWFIQWLQGKGDVHAFTFDGAWFDIGTPESYLDAVSWYLGGENFIHETASVENSDLGENVHVMANSVVEDSTLEKTVIFKDSIIRNADIRNTIVDEDTHIENLDLSNALIGAHSHLE; this is encoded by the coding sequence ATGAAGGCAGTCGTCCTTGCAGGAGGGTACGCGACGCGAATGTGGCCCATCACGAAACACCGCCCCAAGATGTTTCTCCCGGTGGGCGAGGAGACGGTGATAGACGTCATCTTCGAGGACTTAGAGGAGGACGACCGCGTCTCGGAGGTGTTCGTCAGCACGAACGAGCGCTTCGAGGAGGTGTTCGAGGAGTACCTCGCGGACTCGCCGTTCGAGAAGCCGACCCTCTCCGTCGAGGAGACGGTCGAGGAGGACGAGAAGTTCGGCGTCGTCGGCGCGCTCGAACAGCTCATCGACCGCGAGAACGTCGAGGAGGACCTCGTCGTCATCGCCGGCGACAACCTGCTGTCGTTCGACGTGAGCGAGTTCGTCGACTTCTTCGAGGAGAAGAACACCCCCTCTATCGCCGCCTACGACGTGGGTTCGAAGGAGCGGGCGAAGTCGTACGGCCTCGTCGAACTGGAGGGCGACAAGGTGGTCAACTTCCAGGAGAAGCCCGACGAGCCGAACAGCACGCTCGTCTCCATCGCCTGCTACGCGTTCCCGGCGGAGACGCTGCCGAAGTTCGACGAGTACCTGACGGGCGGCAACAACCCCGACGAACCCGGCTGGTTCATCCAGTGGCTCCAGGGCAAGGGCGACGTGCACGCGTTCACGTTCGACGGCGCCTGGTTCGACATCGGAACGCCCGAGAGCTACCTCGACGCGGTGTCGTGGTATCTCGGCGGCGAGAACTTCATCCACGAGACGGCGAGCGTCGAGAACAGCGACCTCGGCGAGAACGTCCACGTCATGGCCAACAGCGTCGTCGAGGACTCGACGCTGGAGAAGACGGTCATCTTCAAGGACTCGATCATCCGCAACGCCGACATCCGCAACACCATCGTCGACGAGGACACCCACATCGAGAACCTCGACCTCTCGAACGCCCTCATCGGCGCGCACTCGCACCTCGAATAG
- a CDS encoding phosphoadenosine phosphosulfate reductase family protein, with protein sequence MTSSFPSYVTLDYDAGRGESAADYPTLEDKMGKAVEVTRAALEQYERPAVMWTGGKDSTVVLYVVREVAAEMGVDVPPVVFIDHFEHFPETVAFVERWTDAWDLDLVVAKNDDFVRLGATPGDEIPLSDLSAGNRRELERLEHEGETLTLDADSFEGNHLLKTVALNDVITEREFDGIFSGVRWDEQESRAGETFFSPRHDSEKYPPHDRVHSILQFEEADIWAAFWDYIVPDATDGYPTGRVPEHSEDFPEGIEATDIPVSPKYFEGFRSLGTESGSAKSDDRPAWVQDLGASKERAGRAQDKEDLMGRLRDLGYM encoded by the coding sequence ATGACTTCCTCCTTCCCCTCGTACGTGACGCTCGATTACGACGCCGGCCGCGGCGAGAGCGCCGCCGACTACCCGACGCTCGAAGACAAGATGGGCAAAGCCGTCGAGGTGACGCGCGCGGCCCTCGAACAGTACGAGCGACCCGCGGTCATGTGGACCGGCGGGAAGGACTCCACCGTCGTCCTCTACGTCGTCCGCGAAGTCGCCGCCGAGATGGGCGTCGACGTCCCGCCCGTCGTGTTCATCGACCACTTCGAGCACTTCCCCGAGACCGTCGCGTTCGTCGAACGCTGGACCGACGCCTGGGACCTCGACCTCGTGGTCGCGAAGAACGACGACTTCGTCCGTCTCGGGGCCACCCCCGGCGACGAGATTCCCCTCTCGGACCTCTCGGCGGGGAACCGCCGCGAACTCGAACGACTGGAGCACGAGGGCGAGACGCTCACCCTCGACGCCGACTCCTTCGAGGGGAACCACCTGCTGAAGACGGTGGCGCTGAACGACGTGATAACCGAACGCGAGTTCGACGGCATCTTCTCCGGCGTCCGCTGGGACGAACAGGAGTCCCGCGCCGGCGAGACGTTCTTCTCGCCGCGACACGACTCCGAGAAGTACCCGCCGCACGACCGCGTCCACTCCATCCTCCAGTTCGAGGAGGCCGACATCTGGGCGGCGTTCTGGGACTACATCGTCCCCGACGCGACCGACGGCTACCCGACGGGCCGCGTTCCCGAACACTCCGAGGACTTCCCGGAGGGAATCGAGGCGACGGATATCCCCGTCTCGCCGAAGTACTTCGAGGGGTTCCGCTCGCTCGGCACCGAGTCGGGGTCCGCGAAGTCCGACGACCGCCCGGCGTGGGTGCAGGACCTCGGCGCGAGCAAGGAGCGGGCGGGCCGCGCGCAGGACAAAGAGGACCTGATGGGCCGCCTGCGCGACCTCGGCTACATGTAA
- a CDS encoding diphthine--ammonia ligase: MTESGDWVGLFSGGKDSSWALYRALEAGLNVTRLLTVHPGEGSDSYMYHVPATHLASLAAESVGIDLVEVTPDDLGAADATDSGAQGDAELEPLEAALRDLASDLDLAGVTAGAIESEFQTNRIQAMCDRLGIDLFAPLWREDPRELGEAMLDAGFEITIVQVAAHGLDESWLGRTLDREALEELVELQERYGVHPLGEGGEFETFVTDGPHMARPIELEYETVWEGTRGRIDVTDARLGEREKAE, translated from the coding sequence ATGACCGAATCCGGCGACTGGGTCGGCCTCTTCTCCGGCGGCAAGGACTCCTCGTGGGCGCTCTACCGCGCGCTCGAGGCGGGACTGAACGTCACCCGACTGCTGACCGTCCACCCCGGCGAGGGCTCCGACTCCTACATGTACCACGTTCCGGCGACGCACCTCGCGTCGCTGGCGGCCGAGAGCGTCGGTATCGACCTCGTGGAGGTGACGCCCGACGACCTCGGGGCGGCGGACGCGACGGACTCCGGCGCGCAGGGCGACGCCGAACTCGAACCGCTCGAAGCGGCGCTCCGGGACCTCGCTTCGGACCTCGACCTCGCGGGCGTCACCGCCGGCGCGATAGAGAGCGAGTTCCAGACGAACCGCATCCAGGCGATGTGCGACCGCCTCGGCATCGACCTGTTCGCGCCGCTCTGGCGGGAGGACCCCCGCGAACTCGGCGAAGCCATGCTCGACGCCGGCTTCGAGATAACAATCGTGCAGGTGGCGGCGCACGGCCTCGACGAGTCGTGGCTCGGCCGGACGCTCGACCGGGAGGCGCTGGAGGAACTGGTAGAATTACAGGAGCGGTACGGCGTCCACCCCCTCGGCGAGGGCGGCGAGTTCGAGACGTTCGTCACCGACGGCCCGCACATGGCCCGACCCATCGAACTGGAGTACGAGACGGTGTGGGAGGGGACGCGCGGTCGAATCGACGTGACGGACGCGCGCCTCGGCGAGCGGGAAAAAGCGGAGTAA
- a CDS encoding type 1 glutamine amidotransferase domain-containing protein has translation MSDTTALFVVSEAGYWGEECTEPLTTLSDAGVDVTVATPTGEKPVVDERSVDPDEVGEETSEEVLEVHENDERLANPEPIATVDAADYDVVVFPGGHGTAWDINQDRHARQALLSAVGGDDGKALVVCHAVGLLGFTREADGSFLVEDREVTGFPNEWEEGIVDENDLMPDGRKLPYWVEDEVKAAGGVWDAELDADESVTVDGDLITARGPGSSHAAAETLLDELGIEA, from the coding sequence ATGTCCGATACGACAGCGCTGTTCGTCGTCAGCGAGGCGGGGTATTGGGGCGAAGAGTGCACCGAACCGCTGACCACGCTCTCGGACGCCGGCGTCGACGTCACCGTGGCGACGCCGACGGGCGAGAAACCGGTCGTCGACGAGCGCTCCGTCGACCCCGACGAGGTCGGCGAGGAGACCTCCGAGGAGGTCTTGGAGGTCCACGAGAACGACGAGCGACTGGCGAACCCCGAGCCGATAGCGACGGTGGACGCCGCGGACTACGACGTCGTCGTGTTCCCCGGCGGGCACGGCACCGCGTGGGACATCAACCAGGACCGCCACGCCCGGCAGGCCCTCCTGAGCGCCGTCGGCGGCGACGACGGGAAGGCGCTGGTCGTCTGTCACGCCGTCGGACTGCTCGGTTTCACCCGCGAGGCCGACGGGAGTTTCCTCGTCGAGGACCGCGAGGTCACCGGCTTCCCCAACGAGTGGGAGGAGGGAATCGTCGACGAGAACGACCTGATGCCCGACGGCCGGAAACTCCCCTACTGGGTCGAGGACGAGGTGAAGGCCGCCGGCGGCGTCTGGGACGCCGAACTCGACGCGGACGAGAGCGTCACCGTCGACGGCGACCTGATCACCGCGCGCGGCCCCGGGTCCTCGCACGCCGCGGCCGAGACGCTGCTCGACGAACTCGGTATCGAGGCGTAG
- a CDS encoding phosphoadenosine phosphosulfate reductase family protein codes for MPEGFPDYLDVDYTDGEGETPDDYPSIQDKIEKAIEVTKDGLEQYENPVVMWTGGKDSTLCLYFIKEVAEKHGYEVPPAVFIDHYQHFDEIHDFVDKWADEWDLEVIYARNEDVGQYVDEHDLEPGDDIEVDALSEHNQHHIRNLLEYEEDTFPFLLDTYVGNHLLKTVALNDALEEYDVDGVISGVRWDEQEARADETFFSPRHDPDIYPPHDRIQPILQFDEASVWDAFWNFVVPDTVEGYPDDGYVPQSADDLPNGLTQDDIPVSPKYFAGFRSLGSEVSTDKTTEEPAWLQDMENTTERAGRAQDKEDLMERLRDLGYM; via the coding sequence ATGCCGGAAGGCTTCCCCGACTACCTCGACGTCGACTACACGGACGGCGAAGGAGAGACCCCCGACGACTATCCGTCCATCCAGGACAAGATAGAGAAGGCCATCGAAGTCACGAAGGACGGCCTCGAACAGTACGAGAACCCCGTCGTGATGTGGACGGGCGGCAAGGACTCCACGCTCTGTCTGTACTTCATCAAGGAGGTGGCAGAGAAGCACGGCTACGAGGTGCCGCCGGCCGTCTTCATCGACCACTACCAGCACTTCGACGAGATTCACGACTTCGTCGACAAGTGGGCCGACGAGTGGGACCTCGAAGTCATCTACGCCCGCAACGAGGACGTCGGCCAGTACGTCGACGAACACGACCTCGAACCCGGCGACGACATCGAAGTCGACGCGCTGTCGGAGCACAACCAGCACCACATCCGGAACCTACTGGAGTACGAGGAGGACACGTTCCCGTTCCTGCTCGACACCTACGTCGGCAACCACCTGCTGAAGACGGTGGCGCTGAACGACGCCCTCGAGGAGTACGACGTCGACGGCGTCATCTCCGGCGTCCGCTGGGACGAACAGGAGGCCCGCGCCGACGAGACGTTCTTCTCGCCGCGGCACGACCCCGACATCTACCCGCCGCACGACCGCATCCAACCCATCCTCCAGTTCGACGAGGCGTCCGTCTGGGACGCGTTCTGGAACTTCGTCGTTCCGGATACGGTCGAGGGCTACCCCGACGACGGCTACGTCCCGCAGTCGGCCGACGACCTGCCGAACGGTCTAACGCAGGACGACATCCCCGTCTCGCCGAAGTACTTCGCCGGCTTCCGCTCGCTGGGCAGCGAGGTGTCCACCGACAAGACCACCGAGGAACCGGCGTGGCTGCAGGACATGGAGAACACGACCGAGCGCGCGGGCCGCGCACAGGACAAAGAGGACCTGATGGAGCGCCTGCGCGACCTCGGCTACATGTGA
- a CDS encoding transcriptional regulator has translation MSESDPDRDRNRDQDSDATTRQRIADALREAPRTASELSETVGVPQSSAYRHLRHVAQSVDSSGEERFLVAPPECRECGFSAFDDPVNYPSRCPDCRSERIEEAVFKIE, from the coding sequence ATGTCGGAGTCGGACCCGGACCGAGACCGGAATCGGGATCAGGATTCGGACGCGACGACGCGCCAGCGCATCGCCGACGCCCTGCGGGAGGCGCCGCGGACGGCGAGCGAACTCTCGGAGACGGTCGGCGTCCCGCAGTCGTCGGCGTACCGCCACCTGAGACACGTCGCCCAGTCGGTCGACTCGAGCGGCGAGGAGCGGTTTCTCGTCGCGCCGCCGGAGTGCCGCGAGTGCGGCTTCTCCGCGTTCGACGACCCCGTGAACTACCCCTCACGGTGCCCGGACTGCCGTTCCGAGCGCATCGAGGAGGCCGTGTTCAAGATAGAGTAG
- a CDS encoding aryl-sulfate sulfotransferase encodes MTGERRSRLPSRTAAVRGLRFAFVGFLALALLSAGVSFLTYDPVDPVGDAAAGEPADVDGGVGPARVVATIDGVGPGQLVAYDADGRVVYRNDSLTLYHDVDPTPGRDRTVTYVASDAADESACAGDACLRNVIERVNLSTGEVTRVYERVHRRNGSTQIHDVDRVNESTFLVADISYPDRVYMVNVTTGETVWEWRAAEAFAPESGGSYPSDWTHVNDVEMLSDGRVMVNLRNQDQVVFVEPGEGVQSNWTLGADGAHGVLFEAHNPDYIPESRGGPAVVVADSENNRLVEFQRANGSWTRSWTWRDTTLQWPRDADRLPSGRTLVADSHGQRILSVEESGAVAWSKRFPTGSYDVELLGTGDESAGGSSAAKLDLRSRRPSSLVGDGNTSMRGAAVGPSLDATPPADAASETENSVAARALGAVGPAVEYVRYSLVSVVPPRVLHGLLYVLPSWVSALDVTLALGAGAVGALWAAASAAARVSSRRP; translated from the coding sequence ATGACCGGCGAGCGGCGCTCCCGCCTTCCGAGTCGGACCGCCGCGGTCCGGGGACTCCGCTTCGCCTTCGTCGGCTTCCTCGCCCTCGCGCTTCTCTCCGCCGGCGTCTCGTTTCTGACGTACGACCCCGTCGACCCCGTCGGGGACGCGGCGGCGGGCGAACCGGCCGACGTCGACGGCGGCGTCGGCCCCGCCCGCGTCGTCGCCACTATCGACGGCGTGGGACCGGGACAGCTAGTCGCCTACGATGCCGACGGACGGGTCGTCTACCGGAACGACTCGCTGACGCTGTACCACGACGTCGACCCGACGCCCGGAAGGGACCGCACCGTGACGTACGTCGCCTCGGACGCGGCCGACGAGAGCGCCTGCGCGGGCGACGCCTGCCTGCGGAACGTCATCGAGCGGGTGAACCTCTCCACCGGGGAGGTGACTCGGGTGTACGAGCGCGTCCACCGGCGCAACGGGTCGACGCAGATACACGACGTCGACCGGGTGAACGAGTCGACGTTCCTCGTCGCCGACATCAGCTACCCCGACCGGGTGTACATGGTGAACGTGACGACGGGCGAAACCGTCTGGGAGTGGCGCGCCGCGGAGGCGTTCGCGCCGGAGAGCGGCGGGAGCTACCCCTCCGATTGGACGCACGTCAACGACGTGGAGATGCTCTCCGACGGCCGCGTCATGGTGAACCTCCGCAATCAGGACCAGGTCGTGTTCGTCGAACCCGGTGAAGGGGTGCAGTCGAACTGGACGCTCGGCGCCGACGGCGCGCACGGCGTCCTCTTCGAGGCGCACAACCCCGACTACATCCCCGAATCGAGGGGCGGGCCGGCCGTCGTCGTCGCCGACTCGGAGAACAACCGCCTCGTCGAGTTTCAACGAGCAAACGGGTCGTGGACGCGGAGTTGGACGTGGCGGGACACGACGCTGCAGTGGCCCCGGGACGCGGACCGACTCCCGTCCGGCCGGACGCTCGTCGCGGACTCGCACGGCCAGCGAATACTGAGTGTCGAGGAGAGCGGCGCCGTCGCGTGGTCGAAGCGGTTCCCGACCGGCAGCTACGACGTGGAACTCCTCGGCACGGGCGACGAGAGCGCCGGCGGGAGTAGCGCGGCGAAACTCGACCTCCGGTCCCGGCGGCCGAGTTCGCTCGTCGGGGACGGGAACACCTCGATGCGGGGCGCGGCGGTGGGCCCGTCGCTCGACGCGACGCCCCCGGCGGACGCCGCCTCGGAGACGGAGAACTCCGTCGCCGCCCGAGCGCTCGGAGCGGTCGGACCCGCGGTCGAGTACGTCCGCTACTCGCTCGTCTCCGTGGTCCCGCCCCGCGTCCTCCACGGCCTCCTGTACGTCCTCCCGTCGTGGGTCTCGGCCCTCGACGTGACGCTCGCCCTCGGAGCGGGTGCCGTCGGCGCGCTCTGGGCCGCCGCGTCCGCGGCGGCGCGCGTCTCCTCGCGTCGGCCGTAG
- a CDS encoding ABC transporter ATP-binding protein, translated as MNPNTNANANANTSVTANARTDRPLLSVEGLRTTFDTDAGLLTAVDGVDFDVRRGETVCIVGESGSGKTVASESVTRLIPSPPGTVEGSVRFGEVETVREFAERFPKRVVDAAGATGRGGAGRTDDPDDDNDDRFVVVEERTNGEITRGYVDLARAPESALRRVRGANISHVFQNPQDALNHCYTVGWQIVEAIQVHEDVGKTAARERAVDLLERVGIANAAARFDDYPHEFSGGQKQRVMIAMALATNPDLLVADEPTTALDVTVQSQILDLVADLQREYGMGILFITHDLGVVAEIADRVVVMYAGKVMERGDVYEIFETPSHPYTRALIDCLPGGDRAAGGIEGTLPNPVDPPDGCRFAPRCPHAVEECTVGEQPPEHVLSESHRVSCVYYGEGFDESVIVGSADDESAAGEAGGTADD; from the coding sequence ACAGACCGCTGCTGTCGGTCGAGGGCCTGCGGACGACGTTCGACACCGACGCCGGCCTCCTCACCGCCGTCGACGGCGTCGACTTCGACGTCCGCCGGGGTGAGACCGTCTGCATCGTCGGCGAGTCGGGGAGCGGGAAGACCGTCGCCAGCGAGTCGGTGACCCGGCTGATTCCCTCGCCGCCGGGAACGGTCGAGGGGTCGGTTCGGTTCGGCGAAGTGGAGACCGTCCGCGAGTTCGCCGAGCGGTTCCCGAAGCGGGTGGTCGACGCGGCCGGCGCGACCGGACGCGGCGGGGCCGGCCGGACCGACGACCCCGACGACGACAACGACGACCGGTTCGTCGTCGTCGAGGAGCGGACGAACGGAGAGATAACCCGCGGCTACGTGGACCTCGCGCGCGCGCCGGAGTCGGCGCTGCGGCGCGTCCGCGGGGCCAACATCAGCCACGTGTTCCAGAACCCGCAGGACGCCCTCAACCACTGCTACACGGTGGGCTGGCAGATCGTCGAGGCGATTCAGGTCCACGAGGACGTCGGGAAGACGGCGGCCAGAGAGCGGGCGGTCGACCTCTTAGAGCGGGTCGGCATCGCCAACGCCGCGGCGCGGTTCGACGACTACCCGCACGAGTTCTCCGGCGGGCAGAAACAGCGCGTGATGATCGCGATGGCGCTGGCCACGAACCCGGACCTGCTCGTCGCCGACGAACCGACGACGGCGCTGGACGTGACCGTCCAGAGCCAGATTCTGGACCTCGTCGCCGACCTCCAACGGGAGTACGGGATGGGCATCCTGTTCATCACGCACGACCTCGGCGTCGTCGCGGAGATAGCCGACCGCGTCGTCGTCATGTACGCCGGGAAGGTGATGGAGCGCGGCGACGTCTACGAGATATTCGAGACCCCCTCGCACCCGTACACGCGCGCGCTCATCGACTGTCTCCCCGGCGGCGACCGGGCCGCCGGCGGCATCGAGGGGACGCTCCCGAATCCGGTCGACCCGCCGGACGGCTGTCGGTTCGCCCCCCGCTGTCCGCACGCGGTCGAGGAGTGCACCGTCGGCGAGCAACCGCCCGAACACGTCCTCTCGGAGAGCCACCGCGTCTCCTGCGTGTACTACGGCGAGGGGTTCGACGAGTCGGTCATCGTCGGGTCGGCCGACGACGAATCGGCGGCCGGGGAGGCCGGAGGGACCGCCGATGACTGA
- a CDS encoding glutaredoxin family protein, which translates to MTFQPGSDLSEEEIRERVDDLIESNEVVLFMKGNRLMPQCGYSARAVELLGKHREEFETVDVLPALDAYRAALNEHSGWETIPQAYVKGEFVGGSDILSELDERGELGETVSA; encoded by the coding sequence ATGACGTTTCAACCCGGGAGCGACCTGTCCGAAGAGGAGATTCGAGAGCGCGTCGACGACCTCATCGAGTCGAACGAGGTGGTGCTGTTCATGAAGGGCAACCGCCTGATGCCGCAGTGCGGCTACTCCGCCCGCGCCGTCGAACTCCTCGGCAAGCACCGCGAGGAGTTCGAGACGGTGGACGTCCTCCCCGCCCTCGACGCCTACCGCGCCGCCCTGAACGAACACAGCGGCTGGGAGACCATCCCGCAGGCGTACGTGAAGGGCGAGTTCGTCGGGGGGAGCGACATCCTCTCGGAACTCGACGAGCGCGGCGAACTCGGCGAGACGGTGTCGGCCTGA
- a CDS encoding DUF7110 family protein, with translation MSGRVFRLHSTLELPLEDVMEFFENDPDLPPEVEDVEVTRRNNTLILKAVAADDSLSKYTPTAQLKASVTENRVYEEEPPRAGAPRWGEEEEEIPSELVEFACFKGDRETVLQNTALQFPMFLVLRELALIAEKGTLTAITESDGELDATRIVEGEERPATIEVVENPSKSGSGGGGVNWRDNKFIS, from the coding sequence ATGTCAGGCCGCGTATTCCGACTTCACTCAACGCTCGAACTGCCACTCGAAGACGTCATGGAGTTCTTCGAGAACGACCCCGACCTCCCGCCGGAAGTCGAGGACGTGGAAGTCACCCGCCGGAACAACACGCTCATCCTCAAGGCCGTCGCGGCCGACGACAGCCTCAGCAAGTACACCCCGACGGCGCAACTCAAAGCGAGCGTCACCGAGAACCGGGTGTACGAGGAGGAACCGCCGCGCGCGGGCGCCCCGCGATGGGGCGAGGAAGAGGAGGAGATTCCCTCCGAACTCGTCGAGTTCGCGTGTTTCAAGGGCGACCGGGAGACGGTTCTCCAGAACACCGCCCTCCAGTTCCCGATGTTCCTCGTCCTCCGCGAACTCGCGCTGATAGCCGAGAAGGGGACGCTCACCGCCATCACCGAGTCCGACGGCGAACTCGACGCCACGCGCATCGTCGAGGGCGAAGAGCGCCCCGCGACCATCGAAGTCGTCGAGAACCCCTCGAAGAGCGGGTCCGGCGGCGGCGGCGTCAACTGGCGCGACAACAAGTTCATCAGCTAA